From a region of the Panthera uncia isolate 11264 chromosome B1, Puncia_PCG_1.0, whole genome shotgun sequence genome:
- the ADRA1A gene encoding alpha-1A adrenergic receptor isoform X3 encodes MVFLSGNASDSSNCTHPQAPVNISKAILLGVILGGLIIFGVLGNILVILSVACHRHLHSVTHYYIVNLAVADLLLTSTVLPFSAIFEILGYWAFGRVFCNIWAAVDVLCCTASIMGLCIISIDRYIGVSYPLRYPTIVTQKRGLMALLCVWALSLVISIGPLFGWRQPAPEDETICQITEEPGYVLFSALGSFYVPLTIILVMYCRVYVVAKRESRGLKSGLKTDKSDSEQVTLRIHRKNAPVGGSGVSSAKNKTHFSVRLLKFSREKKAAKTLGIVVGCFVLCWLPFFLVMPIDRSKK; translated from the coding sequence ATGGTGTTTCTCTCTGGGAATGCCTCCGACAGTTCCAACTGCACCCATCCGCAGGCACCAGTGAACATATCCAAGGCCATTCTGCTCGGGGTGATCTTGGGGGGCCTCATCATTTTCGGCGTGCTGGGCAACATCCTAGTGATCCTCTCCGTGGCCTGCCACCGGCATCTGCACTCGGTCACTCACTACTACATCGTCAACCTGGCGGTGGCCGACCTCCTCCTCACCTCCACGGTGCTGCCCTTCTCTGCCATCTTTGAGATCCTGGGCTACTGGGCCTTTGGCAGGGTCTTCTGCAATATCTGGGCGGCGGTGGACGTCCTGTGTTGCACCGCGTCCATCATGGGACTCTGCATCATCTCCATCGACCGCTACATCGGTGTGAGCTACCCGCTGCGCTACCCCACCATCGTCACCCAGAAGAGGGGTCTTATGGCCCTGCTCTGTGTCTGGGCGCTCTCCCTCGTCATCTCCATCGGGCCTCTGTTTGGCTGGAGGCAGCCGGCCCCTGAAGACGAGACCATCTGCCAGATCACCGAGGAGCCGGGCTACGTGCTCTTCTCGGCCCTGGGCTCCTTCTACGTGCCACTGACCATCATCCTGGTCATGTACTGCCGGGTCTACGTGGTGGCCAAGAGGGAAAGCCGGGGCCTCAAGTCCGGCCTCAAGACTGACAAGTCGGACTCGGAGCAGGTGACGCTCCGCATCCATCGGAAAAATGCCCCGGTAGGAGGCAGCGGGGTGTCCAGCGCCAAGAACAAGACGCACTTCTCCGTGAGGCTCCTCAAATTTTCCCGGGAGAAGAAAGCGGCCAAAACACTGGGCATCGTGGTCGGCTGCTTCGTCCTCTGCTGGCTGCCTTTTTTCCTAGTGATGCCCATCG